One window from the genome of Gemmatimonadaceae bacterium encodes:
- the rpmI gene encoding 50S ribosomal protein L35, whose amino-acid sequence MPKMKTHRGAAKRFSKTGSGKIRRYKAYKSHILTKKTSKRKRRLRRAGLIATTGDAKRIKRLIQA is encoded by the coding sequence ATGCCGAAGATGAAGACGCACCGGGGTGCGGCGAAGCGCTTCTCGAAGACCGGATCGGGCAAGATCCGGCGCTACAAAGCGTACAAGAGCCACATCCTCACCAAGAAAACGTCCAAGCGGAAGCGCAGACTCCGCCGCGCCGGCCTCATCGCGACGACCGGTGACGCCAAGCGCATCAAGCGCCTCATTCAGGCCTAA
- the infC gene encoding translation initiation factor IF-3 yields the protein MQDSTKRVRVNRQIRISPLRVIAPDGSQLGILDLETALAQAEAQGLDLVEVAPLARPPVVRIMDYGKFKFEQAKMARQAKKKQHVIHLKEVKYRPGIDDHDFDTKTRHARRFLADGNKVKVTMMFRGRQVAHPELGKEVLDRVSTELSDIGKIETDAKLEGKNMTMILAPK from the coding sequence ATACAGGACAGCACGAAACGCGTCCGCGTCAACCGGCAGATCCGCATCAGTCCGCTGCGGGTCATCGCACCCGATGGCTCTCAGTTAGGCATACTGGATTTGGAGACCGCCCTCGCGCAGGCAGAGGCGCAGGGACTCGATCTCGTGGAAGTCGCTCCGTTGGCCCGGCCGCCCGTGGTCCGGATCATGGATTACGGGAAGTTCAAATTCGAGCAGGCCAAGATGGCCCGCCAGGCCAAGAAGAAACAGCACGTGATTCACCTCAAAGAGGTGAAGTATCGTCCGGGCATCGACGACCACGACTTCGATACCAAGACGCGCCACGCGCGGCGATTCCTGGCCGACGGCAACAAAGTGAAAGTGACCATGATGTTCCGCGGCCGGCAGGTCGCGCACCCAGAGTTAGGCAAAGAGGTTCTCGACCGCGTGTCCACCGAGTTGTCGGACATCGGCAAGATCGAAACCGACGCCAAGCTCGAGGGCAAGAACATGACCATGATTCTCGCTCCCAAGTGA